A genomic region of Rhipicephalus sanguineus isolate Rsan-2018 chromosome 1, BIME_Rsan_1.4, whole genome shotgun sequence contains the following coding sequences:
- the LOC119389550 gene encoding uncharacterized protein LOC119389550 isoform X1 has translation MDQLPKRKKRGPYKRYINHGSDFVLPRSTKRACQHNEVPTDTTSSDDEAVSNNAAPGLSQAAGQASVLSDINSVLQTDTLSSQDEQETSNDACGAAASSMASAAVSRNTSELQATNDGPQHAIPMISHDTLLNDEELSMSDDDGSEQHDPGELASEDDMQQMPNSPTAPGHGGKSLFGELFTDVVTERVVLSRRDILLMVLKHAVKNNSSFAGLTSILSTEFSNDQYCLIHVTSSPNF, from the exons ATGGATCAACttccaaagagaaagaaaagaggccCATATAAACGATACATCAACCATGGATCGGACTTCGTGCTACCGAGAAGTACTAAGAGGGCTTGCCAACACAAT GAAGTGCCTACGGACACAACCTCATCTGATGATGAAGCAGTCTCCAACAATGCAGCGCCCGGACTAAGCCAAGCAGCAGGTCAAGCTTCAGTCTTGTCAGATATAAACAGCGTACTTCAAACTGATACGTTGAGTAGTCAGGATGAACAG GAAACTTCAAACGACGCTTGTGGTGCAGCGGCCTCCAGCATGGCATCTGCTGCGGTCAGTCGCAATACTTCAGAACTGCAAGCAACCAATGATGGGCCACAGCATGCCATCCCGATGATTTCCCACGACACATTGCTAAATGATGAAGAG ctTTCCATGTCTGATGATGATGGTTCAGAGCAACATGATCCTGGAGAGCTGGCTTCAGAAGATGACATG CAGCAAATGCCTAACAGTCCCACAGCGCCTGGTCATGGTGGCAAGTCGCTTTTTGGAGAGTTATTTACCGATGTTGTGACTGAAAGAGTGGTTCTGTCTAGACGCGATATTCTCCTCATGGTGCTGAAGCACGCTGTCAAAAATAATTCATCATTTGCAGGGCTGACCAGCATCTTATCAACAGAATTTTCGAACGACCAATATTGCCTCATTCACGTTACCAGCTCTCCAAACTTTTGA
- the LOC119389570 gene encoding BEN domain-containing protein 5: MITHAKVRYEDDRKLAVVDIRDIENFHPENAKDFKSKFFYSVKWTDPDGTSDFYRARILALGESEEDLEAEGRGRQRLRFERMAYSPDGEDEDDDVEPERPAKKPSGPKQELLDMLKKKTDDIQQREEAALKKQKKRPTYDDRGGLVTELKYKVQRLEGLVERKCKKIEELRNKNEELEQEAMKLRQLNMRLQEKMLTAIDEGTGYSRASCSTKSGPDHSTREVDIDSMDVIPREKTPPQDDYARKENAMVDIGGGLQINSSAWHHIQGHQKDSLFVKDLLLGIWPKDQLKNRSLQGKRCPRFPDRPAKAPLTPWKVEVMRDCYRRRLQRQGIPETLMPAALKQLNHFVVEKLADLERLAKR, translated from the exons ATGATCACGCACGCAAAAGTGCGGTATGAGGATGATCGAAAACTTGCGGTTGTGGACATTCGAGACATAGAAAACTTCCATCCCGAGAACGCGAAGGATTTCAAATCGAAGTTCTTTTATTCGGTGAAATGGACCGATCCGGACGGGACCTCGGACTTTTACCGGGCTCGGATTCTAGCTCTGGGAG AATCAGAAGAAGACCTGGAGGCGGAGGGAAGAGGCCGGCAGAGGCTTAGATTTGAAAGAATGGCATATTCGCCTGACGGCGAAGATGAAGACGATGATGTCGAGCCAGAG CGTCCTGCAAAAAAGCCCTCTGGCCCAAAGCAGGAGCTATTggacatgttaaaaaaaaaaactgacgacaTCCAGCAAAGGGAAGAAGCTGCTttaaagaagcagaaaaagaggccAACATATGACGATAGGGGTGGCCTAGTCACTGAGCTGAAGTACAAGGTACAGAGACTTGAAGGCCTTGTGGAAAGAAAGTGCAAAAAAATTGAGGAACTGCGAAACAAAAACGAAGAGTTGGAGCAGGAGGCCATGAAGCTGAGGCAGCTGAACATGAGGCTGCAGGAAAAAATGCTGACAGCCATAGATGAAGGCACAG GCTACAGTAGAGCTTCGTGCTCCACTAAGAGCGGACCAGACCACTCGACGAGGGAAGTGGATATTGACAGCATGGACGTGATTCCTAGGGAGAAAACACCGCCACAGGATGATTACGCAAGAAAAGAGAATGCCATG GTGGACATTGGCGGtggccttcaaataaattctagCGCATGGCACCACATTCAGGGCCATCAAAAGGATTCCCTTTTCGTTAAGGACCTCCTCCTGGGAATTTGGCCCAAGGACCAGCTGAAAAACCGCTCTTTGCAAG GGAAGCGGTGTCCACGATTTCCCGATCGGCCTGCAAAGGCTCCACTGACACCTTGGAAAGTGGAAGTGATGCGTG ACTGTTACAGACGGAGACTGCAGCGCCAGGGGATTCCCGAAACCCTTATGCCTGCTGCACTCAAGCAGCTGAACCATTTCGTGGTTGAGAAGCTGGCAGACCTTGAGAGGCTGGCAAAACGGTGA
- the LOC119389550 gene encoding uncharacterized protein LOC119389550 isoform X2, translating to MDQLPKRKKRGPYKRYINHGSDFVLPRSTKRACQHNEVPTDTTSSDDEAVSNNAAPGLSQAAGQASVLSDINSVLQTDTLSSQDEQETSNDACGAAASSMASAAVSRNTSELQATNDGPQHAIPMISHDTLLNDEELSMSDDDGSEQHDPGELASEDDMQMPNSPTAPGHGGKSLFGELFTDVVTERVVLSRRDILLMVLKHAVKNNSSFAGLTSILSTEFSNDQYCLIHVTSSPNF from the exons ATGGATCAACttccaaagagaaagaaaagaggccCATATAAACGATACATCAACCATGGATCGGACTTCGTGCTACCGAGAAGTACTAAGAGGGCTTGCCAACACAAT GAAGTGCCTACGGACACAACCTCATCTGATGATGAAGCAGTCTCCAACAATGCAGCGCCCGGACTAAGCCAAGCAGCAGGTCAAGCTTCAGTCTTGTCAGATATAAACAGCGTACTTCAAACTGATACGTTGAGTAGTCAGGATGAACAG GAAACTTCAAACGACGCTTGTGGTGCAGCGGCCTCCAGCATGGCATCTGCTGCGGTCAGTCGCAATACTTCAGAACTGCAAGCAACCAATGATGGGCCACAGCATGCCATCCCGATGATTTCCCACGACACATTGCTAAATGATGAAGAG ctTTCCATGTCTGATGATGATGGTTCAGAGCAACATGATCCTGGAGAGCTGGCTTCAGAAGATGACATG CAAATGCCTAACAGTCCCACAGCGCCTGGTCATGGTGGCAAGTCGCTTTTTGGAGAGTTATTTACCGATGTTGTGACTGAAAGAGTGGTTCTGTCTAGACGCGATATTCTCCTCATGGTGCTGAAGCACGCTGTCAAAAATAATTCATCATTTGCAGGGCTGACCAGCATCTTATCAACAGAATTTTCGAACGACCAATATTGCCTCATTCACGTTACCAGCTCTCCAAACTTTTGA